A window from Macaca thibetana thibetana isolate TM-01 chromosome 7, ASM2454274v1, whole genome shotgun sequence encodes these proteins:
- the LOC126959384 gene encoding uncharacterized protein LOC126959384: MQGRKTCAQAGSQEHARVSAPVCAASFLAEDRLPTTDITRPGPGATLTQKTKLHGSEKRSPFLRRHHAGMQAPDSVRSVEREAKTWGGSQGGPKDPVHATTSLTLGTVGHLAFIIPP; encoded by the coding sequence ATGCAAGGGAGGAAAACATGCGCCCAAGCTGGTTCGCAGGAACATGCTCGCGTGTCTGCGCCTGTGTGCGCGGCCAGTTTTCTGGCTGAGGATCGCTTGCCAACTACAGACATCACCCGCCCAGGACCCGGTGCCACACTCACCCAGAAGACGAAACTCCACGGGAGCGAGAAAAGGAGTCCATTTCTCCGTCGGCACCACGCGGGGATGCAGGCCCCTGATTCAGTACGTTCTGTGGAGCGAGAAGCCAAGACTTGGGGCGGGTCTCAGGGTGGCCCAAAAGACCCTGTTCACGCCACTACCAGCCTAACTTTAGGAACTGTCGGCCACCTGGCTTTTATTATACCGCCTTAA